In Silene latifolia isolate original U9 population chromosome 3, ASM4854445v1, whole genome shotgun sequence, a single window of DNA contains:
- the LOC141646573 gene encoding ADP,ATP carrier protein 1, mitochondrial-like gives MAEMNKKTAGQLYLPTGLSQITQPRYGAFQNSAVLQRRAFGNYTNAALQFPTQATQDLSFVNNMSSPVVAYAPQEKGLGAFAIDFLMGGVSAAVSKTAAAPIERVKLLIQNQDEMLKSGRLSEPYKGIGDCFKRTMADEGMISLWRGNTANVIRYFPTQALNFAFKDYFKRLFNFKKDRDGYWPWFAGNLASGGAAGASSLFFVYSLDYARTRLANDSKAAKKGGGGRQFNGLVDVYRKTLASDGIAGLYRGFNISCVGIIVYRGLYFGLYDSIKPVILTGKLEDSFFASFALGWVITNGAGLASYPIDTVRRRMMMTSGEAVKYKGSMDCFAQILKNEGAKSLFKGAGANILRAVAGAGVLAGYDKLQVIVFGKKYGSGGA, from the exons ATGGCTGAGATGAACAAGAAGACAGCTGGACAACTTTACCTCCCTACTGGCTTATCACAAATCACACAACCTCGATATGGAGCATTCCAAAACTCTGCTGTCCTCCAAAGGCGTGCCTTTGGAAACTACACAAACGCCGCTTTACAGTTCCCTACTCAGGCCACCCAAGATTTGTCATTTGTTAACAACATGTCTTCCCCTGTTGTTGCTTACGCCCCACAAGAGAAAGGACTTGGCGCCTTTGCAATTGATTTTCTCATGGGAGGAGTGTCTGCTGCTGTCTCCAAAACCGCTGCTGCTCCCATTGAGCGTGTCAAGCTTTTGATCCAGAACCAAGATGAGATGCTCAAGTCTGGTCGTCTTTCTGAGCCATACAAGGGCATTGGTGACTGCTTCAAGAGAACAATGGCGGATGAGGGTATGATCTCTTTGTGGAGAGGAAACACTGCCAATGTCATCCGTTACTTCCCTACTCAG GCTTTGAACTTTGCTTTCAAGGACTACTTCAAGAGACTGTTCAACTTCAAGAAGGACAGAGATGGTTACTGGCCGTGGTTTGCCGGGAATTTGGCATCTGGTGGTGCTGCTGGTGCCTCATCTTTGTTCTTTGTCTACTCTCTTGATTATGCTCGTACCCGTCTTGCCAATGATTCTAAGGCTGCCAAGAAGGGAGGAGGAGGGAGACAATTCAATGGTCTCGTTGATGTCTACCGTAAGACATTGGCATCAGATGGTATCGCTGGATTGTACCGTGGTTTCAACATTTCCTGTGTTGGTATCATTGTCTACCGTGGTCTTTACTTTGGTCTGTACGATTCAATTAAGCCTGTGATCTTGACCGGAAAGCTGGAG GATAGCTTCTTTGCTAGTTTTGCTCTAGGTTGGGTCATCACCAACGGTGCTGGACTTGCTTCATACCCCATTGACACTGTCCGAAGAAGAATGATGATGACCTCGGGTGAGGCAGTCAAGTACAAGGGCTCCATGGACTGCTTTGCTCAAATCTTGAAGAACGAGGGTGCCAAGTCCCTCTTCAAGGGTGCTGGTGCTAACATCCTCCGTGCTGTTGCTGGTGCCGGAGTGTTGGCTGGTTACGACAAGCTCCAGGTCATTGTCTTCGGAAAGAAGTACGGATCAGGCGGTGCCTAA